In Thunnus thynnus chromosome 11, fThuThy2.1, whole genome shotgun sequence, the following proteins share a genomic window:
- the klhdc3l gene encoding kelch domain-containing protein 3, which produces MPVMSQSSPCLWTRLPQSSQSPCDRYKHACCSYDGDVYILGGRENSCLKDFWRYSVVCNEWTELSCAGDAAPEELEEHSMVAHEGFLYVFGGMLDSAYTMWRSPLWVFDIAKKKWIQCKGKTSSPQTQMPTNRKGHSAVVIGSSMLVYGGFVDMKGSSQEFWSLDCDTMAWSLLSGCQEGSVGPGPRHSHSAMAHQSCMYLFGGLKGLREQRDFWRWNSTSHTWSSLKTKSGPSRLMGHSAVAYRDCMLLFGGGESQNSPNNCLWRYSFTSQSWGQVATLPGSNPPDRIHHCCAGLGPSYKSNTSGLCSSPGLQPRLQEGKPKPFKNKCYPAPLTFLGSEGAIELETFSPDKCYGSKTLRDVSELDNSKESSTGKDAQRIGNCLTFENKALRKQWSYTEEELFDQEDGDISQHLPDLLLVLGGKPCTRHRPISMWQMTLTDS; this is translated from the exons ATGCCAGTTATGAGTCAGAGTAGTCCCTGTCTGTGGACTCGGCTCCCCCAGAGCAGCCAGTCCCCGTGCGACCGCTACAAGCACGCCTGCTGCAGCTACGATGGAGACGTCTACATcctgggaggaagagagaacagCTGTCTGAAGGACTTCTGGAGGTACAGCGTGG TGTGTAACGAGTGGACAGAGTTGAGCTGCGCTGGTGATGCTGCACCAGAAGAACTAGAGGAGCATTCTATGGTGGCTCATGAG GGCTTTCTCTACGTGTTCGGAGGCATGCTGGATTCTGCGTACACCATGTGGAGAAGTCCCCTCTGGGTGTTTGACATCG caaagAAGAAATGGATTCAGTGTAAGGGAAAGACAAGCTCCCCTCAG ACCCAAATGCCAACCAACAGAAAAGGACACAGCGCCGTGGTGATCGGCTCCTCTATGCTGGTGTACGGAGGTTTCGTAGACATGAAAGGATCCTCGCAGGAATTCTGGAGTTTGGATTGTG ATACCATGGCTTGGTCCCTGCTGAGTGGTTGTCAGGAGGGCTCAGTAGGCCCAGGTCCCAGACACAGCCACTCCGCAATGGCCCACCAGAGCTGCATGTACCTGTTCGGGGGCTTGAAAGGCCTGCGGGAGCAGAGAGACTTCTGGAGGTGGAACTCCACCAGCCACACATGGAGTTCACTCAAAACCAA GTCCGGTCCCTCGAGACTGATGGGCCACTCAGCTGTGGCCTACAGGGACTGCATGCTTCTTTTCGGGGGAGGCGAGAGCCAGAACTCTCCGAACAACTGCCTGTGGAGGTACAGCTTCACCTCTCAGAGCTGGGGGCAGGTGGCCACGCTCCCGGGCTCCAACCCTCCAGATAGGATTCACCACTGCTGTGCCGGCCTGGGTCCCAGCTACAAGTCCAACACTAGCGGTCTTTGCTCCAGCCCGGGACTCCAACCCAGGCTGCAGGAGGGGAAGCCCAAGCCCTTCAAGAACAAGTGCTACCCAGCGCCGCTCACTTTCCTGGGGTCAGAGGGCGCTATAGAGCTGGAGACGTTCAGCCCAGACAAATGCTACGGTAGCAAAACACTAAGAGATGTTTCAGAACTGGACAACAGCAAAGAGAGCTCGACGGGGAAAGACGCACAGCGGATCGGAAACTGTTTGACGTTTGAGAACAAAGCTCTCAGGAAACAGTGGAGCTACACAGAGGAGGAACTATTCGACCAGGAGGATGGAGATATATCCCAACATCTGCCTGatctgctgctggtgctgggGGGGAAACCGTGCACCAGACACCGACCTATCTCTATGTGGCAAATGACCCTGACTGACTCTTAA
- the inhbb gene encoding inhibin beta B chain: protein MSLYSLALSCLVACVLSVRCSSVTGTETQSSPQESCASCGLRAPDQSERVNIDFLEAVKRHILNRLQMRDRPNITHPIPKAAMVTALRRLHAGKVREDGRVEIPNFDGQAAFNNEVQAETSEIISFAESDEHTSSKSGLYFLISNEGNQNLFVSQANLWLYFRVLPAGPEKGLRRKVTVKIHYQEAGAAGGAEGGPGGGGGGGTGRWALVEKRVDLKRSGWHTFPLSEAIRAVFGKGSRRQDLEVHCEGCETAGVAPVLVDPGDPSHRPFLVVRARQVDGKHRIRKRGLECDGTSGGLCCRQQFYIDFRLIGWNDWIIAPAGYYGNYCEGSCPAYMAGVPGSASSFHTAVVNQYRMRGMSPGSVNSCCIPTKLSTMSMLYFDDEYNIVKRDVPNMIVEECGCA from the exons atgAGCTTATACAGCCTGGCGTTGTCCTGTTTAGTTGCGTGCGTTCTCTCCGTGCGCTGCAGCTCAGTGACCGGCACAGAGACTCAGAGTTCGCCCCAGGAGTCGTGCGCGTCCTGCGGCCTCAGGGCGCCGGATCAGTCGGAGAGGGTGAACATAGACTTCTTAGAGGCGGTGAAGAGGCACATACTGAACCGGCTGCAGATGAGAGACAGACCCAACATCACTCATCCCATCCCGAAGGCTGCGATGGTGACAGCGCTGAGGAGGCTGCACGCCGGGAAAGTGCGAGAGGACGGCCGGGTGGAGATCCCCAACTTTGACGGACAGGCTGCCTTCAACAACGAGGTTCAAGCAGAGACCTCAGAGATTATCAGCTTCGCCGAATCAG ATGAGCACACATCCTCCAAGTCCGGTCTGTACTTCCTCATCTCCAACGAGGGAAACCAGAACCTGTTCGTGTCCCAGGCGAACCTGTGGCTCTACTTCCGTGTGCTGCCAGCTGGTCCTGAGAAAGGCCTCCGCAGGAAGGTGACGGTCAAGATCCACTACCAGGAGGCCGGGGCTGCCGGCGGTGCAGAAGGAGGCCcgggaggtggtggtggagggggcaCAGGCCGCTGGGCCCTGGTGGAGAAGCGGGTGGATCTGAAACGCAGTGGCTGGCATACTTTCCCCCTCTCTGAGGCGATCCGGGCCGTGTTCGGGAAAGGGAGCCGGCGACAGGACCTGGAGGTCCATTGTGAGGGCTGTGAGACAGCAGGTGTGGCGCCGGTGCTGGTGGACCCGGGCGACCCGTCCCACCGGCCCTTCCTGGTGGTGCGTGCGCGGCAGGTGGACGGAAAGCACCGCATTCGCAAGCGAGGGCTGGAGTGCGACGGTACCAGCGGGGGCCTGTGCTGCCGGCAGCAGTTTTACATTGACTTCCGCCTTATCGGCTGGAACGACTGGATCATTGCGCCGGCTGGCTATTACGGCAACTACTGTGAAGGCAGCTGCCCAGCCTACATGGCAGGTGTGCCAGGCTCGGCTTCATCCTTCCACACAGCAGTAGTTAACCAGTACCGCATGAGAGGGATGAGCCCGGGGTCGGTCAACTCCTGCTGCATCCCCACCAAGCTCAGTACTATGTCCATGCTCTACTTTGATGATGAGTACAACATCGTCAAGAGGGATGTGCCCAACATGATCGTGGAGGAGTGCGGCTGTGCTTGA